Proteins encoded in a region of the Frondihabitans sp. 762G35 genome:
- a CDS encoding YihY/virulence factor BrkB family protein, with amino-acid sequence MALVKTRSETDVDPDDPRKPESPSDLTKRTWIYTFKKTLREFSSDQCTDLAAALTYYAVQALFPGLLAVVSLLGLFGQAGSTTTTVLDLLGRFVSADMLKTISGPIEELTKSNAAGVAFVVGVVGALWSASGYVGAFGRALNRIYAQEEGRPVWKLRPVNLLVTVITVILVVVAALILVLSGGVAQTIGSFIGLGPTVVLVWDIAKWPVLAVIIVVVVAVLYYFAPNVQQPKFRWLSRGALLAIGVWLLASVGFAFYVANFSSYNKTYGALGGVIVFLLWLWITNIALLFGAEFDAETERGRELQAGLEAEESILLPPRDTRQIDKKAAKHAEDVQQAVTVREKAVEDRRREEAAEAARPKNPSDDPTYFV; translated from the coding sequence ATGGCTCTCGTGAAGACCCGCTCGGAGACCGACGTCGATCCGGACGACCCGCGGAAGCCGGAGAGTCCGTCCGACCTCACCAAGCGGACCTGGATCTACACGTTCAAGAAGACCCTGCGGGAGTTCTCGAGCGACCAGTGCACCGACCTCGCCGCGGCCCTGACCTACTACGCGGTGCAGGCGCTGTTCCCCGGCCTGCTCGCGGTGGTGTCGCTCCTCGGGCTCTTCGGCCAGGCCGGCTCGACGACGACGACCGTCCTCGACCTGCTCGGGCGATTCGTCTCGGCCGACATGCTCAAGACGATCAGCGGCCCCATCGAGGAGCTCACGAAGTCGAACGCCGCGGGCGTGGCGTTCGTCGTGGGCGTCGTCGGAGCGCTGTGGTCGGCCTCCGGCTACGTCGGCGCCTTCGGCCGCGCCCTCAACCGGATCTACGCGCAGGAGGAGGGGCGTCCGGTCTGGAAGCTCCGTCCCGTCAACCTCCTGGTCACCGTCATCACCGTGATCCTCGTCGTTGTCGCGGCGCTGATCCTCGTGCTGAGCGGTGGGGTGGCCCAGACGATCGGCTCGTTCATCGGGCTCGGTCCGACCGTGGTCCTCGTGTGGGACATCGCCAAGTGGCCGGTCCTCGCGGTCATCATCGTGGTCGTCGTCGCGGTCCTCTACTACTTCGCGCCGAACGTCCAGCAGCCGAAGTTCCGCTGGCTGAGCCGAGGCGCGCTCCTGGCGATCGGCGTCTGGCTCCTGGCGTCCGTGGGCTTCGCCTTCTACGTCGCGAACTTCTCGAGCTACAACAAGACCTACGGCGCCCTGGGCGGTGTCATCGTCTTCCTGCTCTGGCTCTGGATCACGAACATCGCCCTGCTCTTCGGAGCCGAGTTCGACGCGGAGACCGAGCGCGGGCGCGAGCTGCAGGCGGGACTCGAGGCGGAGGAGAGCATCCTGCTGCCCCCGCGCGACACGCGCCAGATCGACAAGAAGGCCGCCAAGCACGCGGAGGACGTGCAGCAGGCCGTCACCGTCCGCGAGAAGGCCGTGGAGGACCGTCGACGCGAGGAGGCCGCCGAGGCCGCTCGCCCGAAGAACCCGAGCGACGACCCGACCTACTTCGTCTGA
- a CDS encoding DUF3618 domain-containing protein: MSPKSTEPKSTDPNGTDETAGGPEKGSKRSKSDLAALQADVAATRDEFAATLDAIEDKLNPKTQFRRARGAISKIVSRSKE; the protein is encoded by the coding sequence GTGAGTCCGAAGAGCACTGAGCCGAAGAGCACCGACCCGAACGGCACCGACGAGACCGCAGGAGGCCCGGAGAAGGGCTCCAAGCGCTCGAAGTCCGACCTGGCCGCTCTGCAGGCCGATGTGGCGGCGACGCGCGACGAGTTCGCGGCCACCCTCGACGCCATCGAAGACAAGCTCAACCCCAAGACCCAGTTCCGAAGGGCCCGCGGGGCGATCTCGAAGATCGTGTCGCGCTCCAAGGAGTGA
- a CDS encoding phage holin family protein: MTDATTDERAAGSRRSLGGLLSSLPDLISRLIRGEIALAKGELVAKLKAAGVGIGLLVAAALFGFLLLEVLVAAAVLGTATVFPAWLAALLVGAGLLVVTAILALVGVRALKKGVPPVPTETVESVKSDVRALKGEGRRESEEH, from the coding sequence ATGACCGACGCGACGACGGACGAGCGGGCCGCCGGGAGCAGACGCTCCCTCGGCGGCCTCCTCTCCTCCCTTCCCGACCTCATCTCCCGTCTCATCAGGGGCGAGATCGCCCTGGCCAAGGGCGAGCTCGTGGCCAAGCTCAAGGCGGCGGGCGTCGGCATCGGCCTCCTCGTGGCCGCGGCCCTCTTCGGCTTCCTGCTGCTCGAGGTGCTCGTGGCGGCCGCGGTCCTGGGGACGGCGACGGTGTTCCCGGCCTGGCTCGCCGCGCTGCTCGTCGGCGCGGGGCTCCTGGTCGTCACCGCGATCCTCGCCCTGGTCGGCGTGCGGGCCCTCAAGAAGGGCGTGCCGCCGGTTCCGACCGAGACCGTCGAGAGCGTCAAGAGCGACGTCCGCGCTTTGAAAGGGGAGGGCCGCCGTGAGTCCGAAGAGCACTGA
- a CDS encoding prenyltransferase: MTTSTTDNLRALFVVSRPLSWVNTAFPFAAAYILGRAGTPSTNDLFSTMSRQDTVYQPQSPTDSAMWSVLTITRDAFQFGQVDWLVAVVGILFFLIPYNLAMYGINDVFDYESDLRNPRKGGVEGAMLDRSFHRTILRAVVVANVPFLVFLVLVGSPQSWLVLAVSVFAVIAYSLKGLRFKERPFLDSITSSTHFTSPAVYGLVLAGVAFTPQLWALLAAFFLWGMASHAFGAVQDVVADREGGIASIATVIGARATVRFAFAAYALAGVLLLLTTWPGPLAALLVLPYLATVAPFWNVSDADAATANRGWRRFLLINFVCGFFTTMLLIWWVVLSR, from the coding sequence ATGACCACGTCGACGACCGACAACCTGCGCGCGCTGTTCGTGGTCTCGCGGCCGCTGAGCTGGGTCAACACGGCGTTCCCGTTCGCGGCGGCGTACATCCTCGGCCGGGCCGGGACGCCCTCGACGAACGACCTCTTCTCGACGATGTCGAGGCAGGACACGGTCTACCAGCCCCAGTCGCCCACTGACAGCGCCATGTGGTCCGTGCTCACGATCACCCGCGACGCGTTCCAGTTCGGCCAGGTCGACTGGCTCGTGGCGGTCGTCGGGATCCTCTTCTTCCTCATCCCCTACAACCTCGCGATGTACGGCATCAACGACGTCTTCGACTACGAGAGCGACCTCCGCAACCCCCGCAAGGGCGGCGTCGAGGGAGCGATGCTCGACCGCAGCTTCCACCGCACCATCCTCCGGGCCGTGGTCGTCGCGAACGTGCCGTTCCTGGTCTTCCTCGTGCTGGTCGGGAGTCCGCAGAGCTGGCTCGTCCTCGCCGTCAGCGTCTTCGCCGTGATCGCCTACTCGCTTAAGGGGCTCCGCTTCAAGGAGCGCCCCTTCCTCGACTCGATCACGTCGAGCACGCACTTCACCAGCCCCGCCGTCTACGGTCTCGTGCTGGCGGGCGTCGCCTTCACGCCGCAGCTGTGGGCGCTCCTCGCCGCCTTCTTCCTCTGGGGCATGGCGAGCCACGCGTTCGGGGCCGTGCAGGATGTGGTGGCCGACCGCGAGGGTGGCATCGCGTCCATCGCGACCGTCATCGGTGCCCGCGCGACGGTGCGCTTCGCGTTCGCCGCGTACGCGCTCGCCGGCGTGCTGCTCCTCCTGACGACCTGGCCGGGGCCGCTGGCGGCGCTCCTCGTCCTGCCGTACCTCGCCACGGTCGCGCCGTTCTGGAACGTCTCCGACGCGGACGCCGCGACGGCCAACCGGGGCTGGCGGCGGTTCCTGCTCATCAACTTCGTCTGCGGATTCTTCACGACGATGCTGCTCATCTGGTGGGTCGTCCTCTCCCGCTGA
- a CDS encoding lycopene cyclase domain-containing protein translates to MTYWGLNAVFLAIAAAAGIAAFVTLRRRGATLGRRRALACIVGAGILLVMTAVFDNVMIGIGLVGYDAAKISGVFIGIAPLEDFSYSVAALVLLPSLWVLLGAGRGRR, encoded by the coding sequence GTGACGTACTGGGGTCTCAACGCCGTGTTCCTCGCGATAGCCGCCGCGGCGGGGATCGCCGCCTTCGTGACGCTCCGGCGCCGGGGTGCGACGCTCGGCAGGAGGCGCGCTCTGGCCTGCATTGTCGGCGCGGGCATCCTGCTCGTCATGACGGCCGTCTTCGACAACGTCATGATCGGCATCGGGCTCGTCGGCTACGACGCCGCGAAGATCAGCGGCGTCTTCATCGGCATCGCGCCTCTGGAAGACTTCTCGTATTCGGTGGCGGCACTCGTCCTGCTGCCGTCGCTGTGGGTGCTGCTCGGCGCCGGGAGGGGAAGACGCTGA
- a CDS encoding lycopene cyclase domain-containing protein, with protein sequence MGLLYLLGLLVALTGMVVLDRRFRLFFWRDARRARVVLPVGVVFFLVWDVLGIHLGIFFRGETSFMTGLQVAPELPVEELFFLTLLCYLTMNLLAGVPLLLSRMQVGRDERSS encoded by the coding sequence GTGGGACTCCTCTACCTGCTCGGCCTCCTCGTCGCCCTCACGGGCATGGTCGTGCTCGACCGGCGCTTCCGGCTGTTCTTCTGGCGCGATGCCCGGCGGGCCCGCGTGGTGCTTCCCGTCGGCGTGGTGTTCTTCCTCGTCTGGGACGTCCTCGGCATCCACCTCGGCATCTTCTTCCGCGGCGAGACGTCGTTCATGACCGGCCTCCAGGTGGCACCCGAGCTGCCCGTCGAGGAGCTCTTCTTCCTCACCCTGCTCTGCTACCTCACGATGAACCTGCTGGCCGGGGTCCCGCTGCTCCTGTCGAGAATGCAGGTTGGGCGAGACGAGCGATCCTCGTGA
- the crtI gene encoding phytoene desaturase family protein, whose product MTSPSVARHGKRVAIIGGGISGLASAALLAKEGHDVTLYEKSSQVGGRAASWESEGFRFDLGPSWYLMPEVFDHFFRLMGTTASEQLDLVPLDPGYRVYFEGQTEPIDIPQGLEENVALFDRIEPGAGSRIREYLASSRDTYDIAKKRFLYTSFPSLLPLLRRDVLTRLPTLARLLLESLDGFVGKTVRDPRLRQILGYPAVFLGSSPFQAPSMYHLMSTLDLDDGVLYPQGGLTTVIQRIAALAEAAGVTIVTDATVTRIRTSGGRAHATGVEWRDAAGVTRSDFTDFVVSAADLHHTETALLPTELQSYGEGYWRDRNPGPSAMLMYLGVEGELPELEHHTLLFARDWSDNFGRIFGRDKSIPEPPSLYVCKPSTVDPSTAPAGRTNLFVLVPLPAQPELGSGGVDNSGSATIEALGDAVIEQIGEWAGIPDLSSRIVLRRTRGPQDFVDDYNSWSGSMLGPAHTLAQSAMFRAGNVSKKVRGLFYVGGSVRPGIGLPMCLISAEVLLKNLRGDTSTEPLREPAPVRAGRTPA is encoded by the coding sequence ATGACCTCACCCTCCGTCGCCCGCCACGGCAAACGCGTCGCCATCATCGGCGGCGGGATCTCCGGCCTCGCCTCCGCCGCCCTCCTCGCCAAGGAGGGCCACGACGTCACGCTCTACGAGAAGTCGTCCCAGGTCGGCGGGCGCGCGGCGTCGTGGGAGTCCGAGGGCTTCCGCTTCGACCTCGGCCCGAGCTGGTACCTCATGCCCGAGGTCTTCGACCACTTCTTCCGCCTGATGGGCACGACGGCCAGCGAGCAGCTCGACCTCGTGCCGCTCGACCCCGGCTACCGCGTCTACTTCGAGGGGCAGACCGAGCCGATCGACATCCCGCAGGGGCTCGAGGAGAACGTCGCGCTCTTCGATCGCATCGAGCCGGGGGCGGGCAGCCGGATCCGGGAGTACCTCGCCTCGTCGCGCGACACCTACGACATCGCCAAGAAGCGCTTCCTCTACACGTCGTTCCCGTCGCTCCTGCCGCTGCTGCGCCGCGACGTCCTGACGCGCCTGCCGACGCTGGCGCGGCTCCTGCTCGAGAGCCTCGACGGCTTCGTCGGCAAGACGGTGCGCGACCCGCGGCTCCGGCAGATCCTCGGGTACCCGGCGGTGTTCCTCGGGTCGTCGCCGTTCCAGGCGCCGAGCATGTACCACCTCATGTCGACGCTCGACCTCGACGACGGCGTGCTGTACCCGCAGGGCGGTCTCACCACCGTGATCCAGCGGATCGCCGCGCTGGCCGAGGCGGCCGGGGTCACGATCGTGACCGACGCGACCGTCACCCGCATCCGGACCTCCGGCGGGCGCGCCCACGCCACGGGCGTCGAGTGGCGCGACGCCGCAGGGGTCACCCGCTCCGACTTCACCGATTTCGTCGTGTCGGCCGCCGACCTGCACCACACCGAGACGGCCCTGCTCCCGACCGAGCTGCAGTCGTACGGCGAGGGCTACTGGCGCGACCGCAACCCCGGGCCGAGCGCGATGCTGATGTACCTCGGCGTCGAGGGCGAGCTGCCCGAGCTCGAGCACCACACGCTGCTCTTCGCCCGCGACTGGAGCGACAACTTCGGGCGGATCTTCGGCCGCGACAAGTCGATCCCCGAGCCGCCGTCGCTCTACGTCTGCAAGCCGTCGACCGTCGACCCCTCGACCGCGCCGGCGGGCCGCACGAACCTCTTCGTCCTCGTGCCGCTCCCCGCTCAGCCCGAGCTGGGTTCCGGCGGCGTCGACAACTCAGGCTCGGCGACGATCGAGGCCTTGGGCGACGCCGTGATCGAGCAGATCGGCGAGTGGGCGGGCATCCCCGACCTGAGTTCTCGAATCGTGCTCCGCCGCACCCGCGGCCCGCAGGACTTCGTGGACGACTACAACTCGTGGTCCGGCAGCATGCTCGGCCCGGCGCACACGCTCGCCCAGAGCGCGATGTTCCGCGCCGGCAACGTGTCGAAGAAGGTGCGCGGCCTGTTCTACGTGGGCGGGTCCGTGCGGCCCGGCATCGGCCTGCCGATGTGCCTCATCAGCGCCGAGGTGCTGCTGAAGAACCTCCGGGGCGACACGAGCACGGAGCCGCTGCGGGAGCCCGCGCCCGTCCGCGCCGGCCGCACTCCGGCCTGA
- a CDS encoding phytoene/squalene synthase family protein encodes MTRLALYDRVAEETSSGVIHRYSTSFGLASRLLGADVRQHVENIYALVRVADEIVDGPAAEAGADPATAARLLDEFERETEQAVELGFSANLVVHAFARTARATGFGSDLSAPFFASMRADLSASHHDQESFDRYVYGSAEVVGLMCLRAFLQGKPYDAATLARFEAGACALGAAFQKVNFLRDLADDFQTLGRSYFPGIDPTSFTDAERDRLVADIDDDLRVSGAVIPHLPRSSRRAVALAHGLFAELNRRLGETPAAELMHTRIRVPNPVKLRIAAASAAGRVTPARTTALGGAS; translated from the coding sequence ATGACGCGTCTCGCGCTGTACGACCGCGTGGCAGAGGAGACCTCGAGCGGCGTCATCCACCGCTACTCGACGTCGTTCGGGCTGGCGTCGCGGCTCCTGGGGGCCGACGTCCGCCAGCACGTCGAGAACATCTACGCGCTGGTCCGTGTCGCCGACGAGATCGTCGACGGGCCCGCCGCCGAGGCGGGAGCCGACCCGGCCACCGCCGCCCGCCTGCTCGACGAGTTCGAGCGCGAGACGGAGCAGGCCGTCGAGCTGGGCTTCAGTGCCAACCTCGTGGTCCACGCGTTCGCCCGCACGGCCCGCGCCACCGGCTTCGGCAGCGACCTCAGCGCCCCGTTCTTCGCCTCGATGCGCGCCGACCTGAGCGCCAGCCACCACGACCAGGAGTCGTTCGACCGCTACGTCTACGGCTCCGCCGAGGTCGTCGGCCTGATGTGCCTGCGCGCGTTCCTGCAGGGCAAGCCCTACGACGCGGCGACGCTCGCCCGCTTCGAGGCCGGCGCCTGCGCGCTCGGCGCGGCCTTCCAGAAGGTCAACTTCCTGCGCGACCTCGCCGACGACTTCCAGACGCTCGGCCGCAGCTACTTCCCCGGAATCGACCCGACGTCCTTCACCGACGCCGAGCGCGATCGGCTCGTCGCCGACATCGACGACGACCTCCGCGTGTCCGGAGCCGTCATCCCGCACCTTCCGCGCAGCTCCCGCCGCGCCGTCGCCCTCGCTCACGGGCTCTTCGCCGAGCTCAACCGCCGCCTCGGCGAGACGCCCGCCGCCGAGCTCATGCACACGCGCATCCGCGTGCCCAACCCCGTCAAACTGCGGATCGCGGCCGCCTCGGCCGCCGGCCGCGTGACTCCTGCCCGCACGACCGCGCTGGGAGGCGCCTCATGA
- a CDS encoding polyprenyl synthetase family protein: MDSDHLLEKARARVAGGERASLDSPVRVDSVSAEAELTGSHDAGPGEAGIREGGAREGSAREGRDHTERVDAVLDTFFREAKARASVVGARYVELWDVLERNSVGGKRFRPRMVVAAYEALGGSDTEASALVGAAFELLHTALIVHDDVIDRDFSRRGIPNVSGSYRDTATTAGISTPAAEHRGMSAAVIAGDLALTGASRLLLGVTCADASRSRLLEILDEAIFVSAGGELLDVELSLAPDVPTVDEVLEMERAKTAVYSFEAPLMAGAVLADAPEEIVEALGEFGREVGIAYQIVDDLLGVFGEERTTGKTTTGDLREGKRTVLIAHAATTDDWFSIRPFVGKADLTEEEAEHVRARLTSCGSRARAEILVKEHAARALAVLERDGMPADLRRVLQPVVDTVLERVR; encoded by the coding sequence GTGGACAGTGATCACCTGCTCGAGAAGGCCCGGGCTCGGGTCGCCGGAGGTGAGCGCGCCTCCCTGGACAGTCCCGTCCGCGTCGACTCCGTCTCCGCCGAGGCCGAGCTCACCGGCTCGCACGACGCCGGTCCCGGCGAGGCCGGCATCCGTGAGGGCGGCGCCCGCGAGGGCAGCGCCCGTGAGGGCAGAGACCACACCGAGCGCGTCGACGCCGTGCTCGACACCTTCTTCCGCGAGGCCAAGGCCCGCGCGAGCGTCGTCGGGGCCCGCTACGTCGAGCTGTGGGACGTCCTGGAGCGCAACTCCGTCGGAGGCAAGCGCTTCCGCCCGCGCATGGTCGTGGCCGCCTACGAGGCCCTCGGCGGTTCCGACACGGAGGCGTCGGCTCTCGTCGGCGCCGCGTTCGAACTCCTGCACACCGCCCTGATCGTCCACGACGACGTGATCGACCGCGACTTCTCCCGTCGCGGCATCCCGAACGTCTCCGGCAGCTACCGCGACACCGCGACCACGGCCGGCATCTCCACCCCCGCGGCCGAGCACCGGGGCATGTCGGCCGCCGTCATCGCGGGCGACCTCGCCCTCACGGGTGCGAGCCGGCTCCTGCTGGGCGTGACCTGCGCGGACGCCTCGCGGTCGCGGCTCCTGGAGATCCTCGACGAGGCCATCTTCGTCAGCGCCGGCGGCGAGCTGCTCGACGTCGAGCTGTCGCTCGCGCCCGACGTGCCGACCGTCGACGAGGTGCTCGAGATGGAGCGCGCCAAGACGGCGGTCTACTCGTTCGAGGCGCCGCTGATGGCGGGAGCCGTCCTGGCCGACGCACCGGAGGAGATCGTCGAGGCCCTCGGTGAGTTCGGCCGCGAGGTGGGCATCGCCTACCAGATCGTCGACGACCTCCTCGGAGTGTTCGGCGAGGAGCGCACGACGGGCAAGACCACCACGGGCGACCTCCGCGAGGGCAAGCGGACCGTCCTGATCGCGCACGCCGCGACGACCGACGACTGGTTCTCGATCCGGCCGTTCGTCGGCAAGGCCGATCTCACCGAGGAGGAGGCGGAGCACGTCCGCGCCCGCCTCACCTCCTGCGGCTCGCGCGCTCGCGCCGAGATCCTCGTGAAGGAGCACGCCGCCCGCGCGCTCGCCGTCCTCGAGCGCGACGGCATGCCCGCCGACCTCCGCAGGGTCCTCCAGCCCGTGGTCGACACCGTGCTCGAGCGCGTCCGATGA
- the idi gene encoding isopentenyl-diphosphate Delta-isomerase: MNPEPEALLQPETPAATTSTVELVVLVDDAGTPVGTTPKSTVHTATTPLHLAFSCHVTNAEGDILVTRRALTKATWPGVWTNSFCGHPGPGETPAEAVARRAFQELGMEVEGVTPILPDFRYRAVDASGIVENEICPVFTARAVGEPNPSADEVAEWAWIAPDALRASVEATPFAWSPWLGWQLQAWPA, from the coding sequence ATGAACCCCGAACCTGAGGCACTTCTCCAGCCCGAGACACCCGCAGCGACGACTTCGACGGTCGAACTCGTGGTATTGGTCGACGATGCAGGCACCCCCGTCGGAACGACGCCGAAGTCGACCGTCCACACGGCGACGACGCCGCTGCACCTCGCGTTCAGCTGCCACGTCACGAACGCCGAGGGCGACATCCTCGTCACCCGGCGCGCCCTGACGAAGGCCACCTGGCCCGGCGTCTGGACGAACTCGTTCTGCGGCCACCCGGGGCCGGGCGAGACGCCCGCCGAGGCCGTGGCGCGCCGGGCCTTCCAGGAGCTCGGGATGGAGGTCGAGGGCGTGACCCCGATCCTGCCGGATTTCCGCTACCGCGCCGTCGACGCCTCCGGCATCGTCGAGAACGAGATCTGCCCCGTGTTCACCGCGCGGGCCGTGGGCGAGCCGAACCCGTCGGCCGACGAGGTCGCCGAGTGGGCGTGGATCGCCCCCGACGCGCTCCGGGCGTCCGTCGAGGCGACGCCGTTCGCGTGGAGCCCGTGGCTCGGGTGGCAGCTCCAGGCCTGGCCCGCGTAG